One part of the Novipirellula aureliae genome encodes these proteins:
- a CDS encoding 3-keto-disaccharide hydrolase, translating to MATLDPFTGIEFAINLITLRNETLERMTQFSRIFQGSIFVGLLIGTLSAQAEQASATPETQEQKAAEVGFTTIFNGENYDGWYIKLKEGDEALGQKVFAIDDGMIHVFDDSWPDEIDLNKGTDGTIGMIYTKKSYSRYHLKFDYKWGRKKANYFDKWPWDAGVYYHISDDKVYPTGIEFQIQYLPKDDRNRTGDLIKVPGQEYDWYFNPENSQYLHPDDGGILFTKQKSYVGRSWLYNAKVTRNFNALNDQWNSCEIIVMGGEYAIHKLNGEVVNMAFNLKPGEGIIGFQSETAEILYRDIRIKEFDESVPAETFLNPRSEAKAAK from the coding sequence GTGGCGACACTGGATCCCTTCACCGGGATTGAGTTCGCAATCAATTTAATCACTCTTCGTAACGAGACATTGGAACGCATGACGCAATTTTCGAGAATATTTCAAGGCAGCATATTCGTGGGGCTCCTGATAGGGACGTTATCCGCACAGGCAGAACAGGCGTCCGCTACCCCTGAGACCCAGGAACAAAAGGCGGCGGAAGTTGGGTTTACCACCATTTTCAACGGTGAGAATTACGACGGCTGGTATATCAAGCTGAAGGAGGGTGACGAAGCGTTAGGTCAGAAGGTCTTCGCGATTGATGATGGGATGATTCATGTCTTCGATGATAGTTGGCCCGATGAAATTGATCTCAATAAGGGAACCGATGGAACGATCGGGATGATTTACACCAAGAAAAGTTACTCCAGGTACCATCTCAAATTCGACTACAAATGGGGCCGCAAGAAGGCCAATTATTTTGACAAGTGGCCGTGGGACGCTGGGGTTTACTATCACATCTCCGATGACAAGGTTTACCCTACCGGGATAGAATTTCAGATTCAATACTTACCCAAGGACGATCGAAATCGTACAGGAGATCTCATCAAGGTTCCCGGGCAGGAGTATGACTGGTATTTTAATCCGGAAAACAGCCAGTATTTGCATCCCGATGATGGGGGGATCCTGTTCACGAAGCAAAAGTCTTACGTAGGAAGAAGTTGGCTATATAACGCAAAAGTAACTCGCAACTTTAACGCCCTCAATGACCAATGGAATTCCTGCGAAATCATCGTGATGGGCGGAGAGTATGCGATTCATAAGCTGAACGGTGAAGTCGTCAATATGGCTTTTAACCTTAAGCCCGGTGAAGGGATCATTGGGTTTCAGTCCGAAACGGCAGAAATCCTCTACCGAGACATTCGGATCAAGGAATTCGACGAGAGCGTGCCTGCAGAAACCTTCCTGAATCCTCGCTCGGAAGCGAAAGCGGCGAAGTAA
- a CDS encoding histidine kinase, whose translation MIAVAAIAIIAIAFAIGGVSRDGESASSNLGQQSVSSLERRLTTIDGNLHSLAKPSMRTGVGAVGYRSLPQSDQNQAQWIKIELAEEVVIDQIVLVPAIWRDSNGGFRADGFPLEFIVRVGSDNDEEAEGTIVASYSANDSLLPRVAPVVVSFPAIVARWVRVEASVLSTRGWDGKHILQMAEIFVFSGQQNVALHQRVYVSSCDPDSLGTPRHKNYLVDGFVPYLMDASDGEQSLAFVGKAGSGESPTITIDLESTRRLNGIRLHAIDLSDTVPQAKPEDFGIPRRMIVEGANRADFSDAKPLMEYRVESAFDAGPIIMRRFPDVKCRYVRFVATEPYDISSAASPQETAIGFAEIEILCDGWNLAMGKTSSANFLPMSRLRSLTTLTDGYNLYGRILPIRQWFGELARRHDLETERPRIAAELKQRYQLQKANLNRLRWMVGLLVFVVACTIGVERVMRRRALIKTREQIAADLHDELGANLHAIGLLGDLAQTATESPERLKEMLIRIRELTQRSGAAARYCTNMLESEGLFGDLVDDMQRTSARFLADMDHQLTFEGEDLLRRLKPPIRVGLLLFYKECLTNILRHAHATRVSTCLKTDSNELRLMVTDNGCGLSESQPEQIPKSLRRRAHLLGAKVSAIESADSGTTVTLHLRLNRITVI comes from the coding sequence ATGATCGCTGTCGCAGCGATTGCGATCATAGCGATTGCTTTTGCGATTGGCGGGGTCTCGCGTGATGGAGAGAGCGCCTCTTCGAATTTAGGTCAGCAATCGGTCTCGTCCCTGGAACGACGGCTGACGACGATTGACGGAAATCTGCATTCGTTGGCAAAGCCGAGCATGAGAACTGGCGTTGGTGCCGTTGGCTATCGATCCCTTCCGCAGTCCGATCAGAATCAAGCCCAATGGATTAAGATTGAACTGGCTGAGGAGGTTGTCATCGACCAAATCGTTCTTGTTCCTGCGATTTGGCGTGATTCCAATGGAGGTTTTCGCGCCGATGGATTCCCGCTCGAATTTATCGTCCGAGTGGGTAGCGATAACGATGAAGAAGCGGAAGGTACAATCGTCGCCAGCTATTCGGCGAACGATTCGCTGCTGCCTCGTGTTGCGCCGGTGGTGGTTTCGTTTCCAGCGATTGTGGCCAGATGGGTACGTGTCGAAGCCTCGGTACTCTCGACACGCGGTTGGGACGGGAAGCACATTTTGCAGATGGCAGAGATTTTTGTTTTTAGTGGTCAGCAGAACGTGGCACTGCATCAACGCGTTTACGTTTCGTCGTGCGATCCGGACTCCTTGGGGACGCCGAGACATAAAAATTACCTTGTCGACGGGTTCGTCCCCTATTTGATGGACGCATCCGATGGCGAGCAGAGCCTGGCCTTTGTTGGCAAGGCCGGGAGCGGTGAATCTCCCACGATCACCATCGACCTTGAATCGACTCGTCGTCTCAATGGCATTCGGTTGCACGCGATTGATCTCAGCGATACCGTGCCACAAGCCAAACCAGAAGATTTTGGAATTCCCCGCCGAATGATTGTTGAGGGGGCGAACCGGGCCGATTTTTCCGATGCGAAGCCGTTGATGGAGTATCGTGTCGAATCGGCTTTCGATGCAGGCCCGATCATCATGCGGCGTTTTCCTGACGTGAAATGTCGATACGTGCGTTTCGTCGCCACCGAGCCGTACGACATTTCGTCCGCAGCCTCTCCGCAGGAGACGGCGATCGGTTTCGCAGAAATCGAGATCCTTTGCGACGGATGGAACCTGGCGATGGGCAAGACGTCGAGTGCCAATTTTTTGCCGATGAGCCGGTTGCGTTCCTTGACCACCCTCACCGATGGATACAACCTGTATGGGAGGATCTTGCCGATTCGTCAATGGTTCGGAGAATTGGCAAGACGCCATGACCTGGAAACAGAACGCCCACGGATCGCTGCCGAACTGAAGCAGCGTTATCAGCTTCAGAAAGCAAATCTGAATCGCTTGCGTTGGATGGTTGGATTGCTTGTCTTTGTCGTCGCTTGCACGATCGGGGTGGAACGAGTGATGCGGCGGCGAGCCTTGATAAAAACGCGGGAACAGATCGCCGCCGATCTGCATGATGAACTCGGCGCCAATTTGCACGCGATTGGATTGCTCGGCGATCTGGCGCAAACGGCAACCGAGTCACCTGAGCGATTGAAAGAGATGCTGATACGTATCCGTGAGTTGACTCAACGAAGTGGTGCGGCGGCCAGGTACTGCACCAACATGCTCGAATCGGAAGGTCTTTTTGGAGACCTTGTTGACGACATGCAACGCACTTCGGCACGATTCCTGGCGGATATGGATCATCAACTTACTTTTGAAGGCGAAGACCTATTGCGGCGTTTGAAACCTCCGATTCGCGTCGGACTGCTCCTCTTTTACAAAGAGTGCTTGACGAATATCCTGAGGCACGCCCACGCGACAAGAGTATCCACCTGTCTGAAAACGGACTCAAATGAGTTGCGTCTGATGGTGACGGACAACGGTTGTGGCCTTTCCGAATCTCAACCTGAGCAAATACCAAAGTCTCTTCGTCGGAGAGCCCATCTACTTGGCGCGAAGGTCTCTGCGATTGAGTCTGCTGATAGTGGAACAACGGTAACGCTTCATCTGCGGCTAAACCGAATTACCGTGATTTGA
- a CDS encoding response regulator produces the protein MNKIIRIMLIEDNSEYRDVIRLALEQEPGVQLMSHFGTAEIALRTLQQAADEEHPELILLDLRLPGMDGIAAIPVIREAAPETKIIVLSQSDREQDVLHAISLGAAGYLVKSATLDEITESIASVINGGAPLDKSVAKYLVNALQPKPSQAEEQSLLSEREFEIMKLLSEGLVKKEIAATLGIGYSTVDTHVAHIYRKLEVSNAPSAVDQAHRLGLFSN, from the coding sequence ATGAATAAAATCATCCGAATCATGCTGATCGAAGACAATTCGGAGTACCGGGATGTTATCCGACTCGCGCTCGAGCAAGAGCCGGGGGTGCAACTGATGAGCCATTTCGGTACTGCCGAAATCGCGCTTCGTACACTACAACAGGCTGCCGACGAAGAGCATCCGGAATTGATCCTGCTAGACTTGCGACTTCCGGGGATGGATGGCATTGCGGCGATCCCGGTGATTCGCGAGGCCGCACCGGAGACGAAAATCATCGTGCTGTCTCAATCCGATCGAGAGCAGGACGTGTTGCACGCGATTTCCTTGGGAGCGGCGGGCTATCTCGTGAAGTCCGCAACGCTCGATGAGATCACGGAAAGCATTGCAAGCGTCATCAATGGCGGTGCCCCCTTGGACAAAAGCGTCGCAAAGTATTTGGTGAACGCCTTGCAACCAAAACCGTCGCAGGCGGAAGAGCAATCCCTGCTTTCGGAACGAGAGTTCGAAATCATGAAGCTACTTTCCGAAGGGTTGGTTAAGAAGGAAATTGCCGCAACGTTGGGAATTGGATATTCAACCGTTGACACACACGTCGCGCATATCTATCGAAAGCTCGAGGTCAGCAATGCGCCTTCGGCGGTCGACCAAGCTCATCGACTGGGACTTTTTTCCAACTAA
- a CDS encoding transglutaminase-like domain-containing protein, translating to MTQIQIGSKLVYEVRQPTIFLLKITAATTPHQVVSNETLTFDPAINVENCQIGFDGNRLQRMVVQPCQMSITYQATVDLTSEIEQPSNVSESQASQMPPEVLTYMNPSRYCESDVLAKFAFEEFGQLSPGFGRVQAICDWVNSHLEYVPGTTTATTTASDVLLQRTGVCRDYAHLAISLCRGVGIPTRYVSGYAVNLQPPDYHGFIEAFLDGHWYLFDPTRLASTLGLVRIGVGRDAADVAFCTLTGSAAMLEKNVWAKSSDGGLPSVPDPAVSTA from the coding sequence ATGACGCAAATACAGATCGGCAGCAAACTCGTCTATGAGGTTCGTCAACCAACGATCTTTCTGCTCAAGATCACGGCGGCGACGACGCCGCACCAAGTGGTGAGCAACGAAACGTTGACCTTCGATCCAGCGATCAACGTCGAGAACTGCCAAATCGGCTTCGATGGCAACCGCCTTCAGCGAATGGTTGTTCAACCGTGTCAAATGTCGATCACTTATCAGGCGACCGTGGATTTGACATCGGAGATTGAACAACCAAGTAACGTTAGCGAATCCCAGGCCTCGCAAATGCCGCCTGAAGTTTTGACCTACATGAATCCAAGCCGATATTGTGAAAGCGATGTTTTGGCGAAGTTTGCATTCGAGGAGTTCGGTCAATTGAGTCCAGGCTTCGGGCGTGTCCAAGCAATTTGCGATTGGGTCAACAGCCACCTCGAATACGTTCCCGGCACCACGACCGCGACGACGACCGCGTCCGATGTTTTGTTGCAACGGACAGGTGTTTGCCGTGACTACGCACATCTAGCAATCAGTCTGTGCCGAGGAGTCGGCATTCCAACCCGCTATGTATCTGGGTATGCGGTCAATCTGCAGCCGCCCGACTATCATGGATTCATCGAAGCGTTCTTGGATGGCCATTGGTACTTGTTCGATCCGACACGCTTGGCATCCACTCTCGGTCTCGTACGCATCGGCGTCGGACGCGATGCGGCCGATGTTGCATTCTGCACGCTAACGGGTAGTGCAGCAATGCTGGAGAAGAATGTATGGGCAAAATCGTCCGACGGTGGCCTTCCGTCGGTGCCGGACCCAGCGGTTTCGACGGCGTGA
- a CDS encoding sulfatase family protein — MKTNRLPRSRMLTLFVFLLVTVSARAEKPNVIVIIADDLGYGDLSCYGAKSLTTPNIDRLSDEGLRFTSGYCSASTCTPTRYSLLTGTYAFRGDRTGIAPPNAPAIIKPGTETVASLLQRAGYATAVIGKWHLGLGGENGPDWNGDLKPGPLEIGFDTCFLLPTTNDRVPQVYVHDHRVPNLDPADPLWVGNKRPSPEHPTGISHRSTLKMDWSHGHNSTIHNGISRIGFYTGGHAARFRDEDLADKWIEKSVEFMEQHKAEPFFLFFAAHDIHVPRMPHERFQGKTSLGFRGDAIIELDWCVGELMKTLDRLKLAENTLVVFCSDNGPVLDDGYKDEAIEKIGNHRAAGPYSGGKYSIYEGGTRTPLITRWKGRIQPGVSDELVCTIDLAASLSALAEQPLPDDACLDSFNVLGALLGERDAKGRDHLVQQDNGSSGTYGFRAGPWKLHRYDKKKARNIVVETELTNTKVPRFQLFNLNDDPAETKDVIQDHPKVADRLKQQLAEIIEQGHSRP; from the coding sequence ATGAAGACCAACCGGTTGCCACGTTCCCGAATGCTTACCCTGTTCGTCTTTCTGCTGGTCACGGTATCGGCCCGGGCAGAAAAACCGAACGTCATCGTCATCATCGCAGACGATCTCGGGTACGGCGATCTTTCCTGCTACGGCGCGAAGTCGCTTACGACGCCCAATATTGATCGGCTTAGCGACGAAGGCTTGCGATTCACCAGCGGTTACTGCTCAGCATCCACCTGTACGCCAACGCGGTACTCACTATTGACGGGGACCTATGCTTTTCGTGGCGACCGCACCGGCATTGCACCGCCCAATGCGCCAGCGATCATCAAGCCGGGAACGGAAACCGTCGCGTCACTGCTTCAGCGGGCCGGTTATGCCACGGCAGTGATCGGCAAATGGCACCTTGGACTCGGTGGAGAAAATGGCCCTGATTGGAATGGCGACCTGAAACCAGGTCCGCTGGAAATCGGATTCGACACTTGCTTTCTGTTGCCAACGACAAACGATCGCGTACCCCAGGTTTATGTTCATGATCACCGAGTTCCTAATCTCGACCCAGCCGACCCACTGTGGGTGGGCAACAAAAGGCCAAGCCCGGAACATCCCACCGGCATCTCGCACCGTAGCACACTGAAAATGGATTGGTCACATGGTCACAATTCAACAATCCACAACGGCATCAGTCGGATCGGCTTTTACACTGGCGGTCATGCCGCACGTTTTCGCGATGAAGATCTTGCCGATAAATGGATTGAAAAGTCCGTCGAGTTTATGGAACAGCATAAGGCCGAGCCGTTCTTTCTGTTCTTTGCTGCTCACGACATCCACGTGCCTCGCATGCCGCACGAACGGTTTCAAGGAAAGACATCGCTTGGCTTCCGTGGTGACGCAATCATCGAACTCGACTGGTGCGTTGGCGAATTGATGAAGACCCTCGATCGACTGAAACTAGCCGAAAACACACTCGTCGTCTTTTGCAGCGATAATGGCCCAGTGCTAGACGATGGCTACAAGGATGAGGCGATCGAGAAGATCGGCAATCACCGCGCCGCCGGTCCCTACTCGGGTGGCAAATACAGCATCTATGAAGGCGGAACGCGAACACCGCTGATCACACGCTGGAAAGGTCGCATCCAGCCGGGTGTGAGTGACGAACTGGTTTGCACGATCGATCTCGCGGCCAGTCTTTCCGCTCTCGCCGAGCAGCCACTTCCCGACGACGCTTGTCTAGACAGCTTCAATGTCCTCGGCGCACTCTTAGGTGAAAGGGATGCCAAAGGCCGCGACCACCTCGTCCAACAGGACAACGGCAGCAGCGGGACGTATGGTTTCCGTGCCGGGCCATGGAAGTTGCACCGATACGACAAGAAGAAAGCTCGCAATATCGTTGTCGAGACGGAGCTTACCAACACGAAGGTACCTCGGTTCCAACTGTTCAACCTGAACGATGATCCGGCCGAAACGAAGGACGTGATCCAAGACCACCCCAAGGTTGCCGATCGCCTCAAACAACAACTTGCCGAAATCATCGAACAGGGACACAGTCGCCCGTGA
- a CDS encoding PVC-type heme-binding CxxCH protein: MISGFSVFWMSSQPIAAETFEFQEGDVVAVYGNGLADRMQHDPWIETYLQSQLEGQNVRFRNMSFSGDMVNKKPRSKGFTNDEEYLQHVSPSVVFTFYGYNESFAGPEGADAYRGELVALVQRYRKLMAEKGEQVRFVLFSPIAYQNLDDPHLPEGTELNTNLAIYTDATSKAAEEAGVSFVDLFSPTRKLFASTTQPYTLNGIHLNERGYEKLAEIISAALLDQKPQNKESLSDIYAAVKDKNWHWHNRYRATDGNDIWGSRSTLRFVDGQSNGDVLKHELEMLDVMTANRDEAIWAAVAGKEYVIDDSNVPPPVKVISNIGGGSRSSNPMKEGNIDYLSPEESIAKMDVPDGYELNVFASEVQFPDLANPVQMQVDGQGRLWVASWNSYPKWEPGTELKDSLMILEDTDRDGKADSRKIFATVHNPLGFEFWGGGVIVTSGPDLLFLKDTDGDDIADVRYPLLQGLGTSDTHHAANNLIYGPDGGIYWQSGIFLVHNHETPWKQNLNIGASGMYRFDPRTFAITPHAANSPNPHGTSFDYWGYCYANDGTGGKSYQVRPEGKGFKMHTLLTKEFRPVAANAILSSQHFPDELQNDFLICNTIGFLGVKQYSLDREGDGKSREFGQVWGTPGLELINSQDRNFRPTDAVVGEDGALYVSDWHNAIIGHMQHNIRDPNRDHAHGRILRLTVKDRPLQEPVKIAGEPIEALLENLKHPTNGVRHRTRVELSARDSNAVIAAAHQWYKDFDPNDETEAHHLLEALWLHQQHGFRNEDLLNLLLESNVQHAVVAAKTVKHFWENVDTTGAQGFASEAESEFVEFSAPRHLDRRDRRTYLLGSQIYQRESHCATCHLTHGQGNANVYPSLVDSPWVTGDEERLVKLSMHGLWGKLSLHGKTFDPARGVPPMTAFQSLLTDEELAAVLTFVRNTWGNEASPISAQTVERIRAETSSRSTFYTPDELLSEHPFAPEFMDAANAVAVEEFSNEALEAGLLSSTPSELARIAIERGNAQRGKLVFYQSSAACYACHDPPGGAARLGPDLTTVMTPLTAEQLVDAILRPSALIDKDFAQVSVLTVDGKLLTGVRVADNDDEIVLRNLAAPDPIKIPQDDVEEVIESKVSLMPENLARQLKDRSEFDDLMKYIIEIRER, from the coding sequence ATGATTTCCGGTTTCTCCGTCTTTTGGATGTCCTCCCAGCCAATTGCTGCCGAGACCTTTGAATTTCAAGAAGGCGATGTCGTTGCCGTTTATGGCAATGGCCTCGCTGATCGGATGCAGCATGATCCCTGGATTGAGACGTACTTACAAAGTCAACTCGAGGGACAAAATGTTCGTTTCCGAAACATGAGTTTCTCGGGTGACATGGTCAACAAGAAGCCTCGCAGTAAAGGATTCACCAACGACGAGGAGTATTTGCAGCATGTTTCGCCGAGTGTTGTGTTCACGTTTTACGGGTACAACGAATCCTTCGCAGGGCCCGAAGGTGCGGATGCGTATCGGGGTGAGTTGGTCGCACTGGTCCAGCGTTATCGTAAGTTGATGGCGGAGAAAGGCGAGCAAGTTCGATTTGTCTTGTTCAGTCCGATCGCTTACCAGAATCTGGATGACCCGCATTTGCCAGAAGGCACGGAATTGAACACCAATCTGGCGATCTATACCGACGCAACGTCCAAGGCTGCCGAGGAGGCGGGGGTGTCGTTTGTTGATCTGTTCTCGCCAACACGGAAACTGTTTGCGAGCACGACGCAGCCGTACACGCTCAACGGCATCCATCTCAACGAGCGAGGATATGAAAAGCTCGCCGAAATCATTTCCGCAGCACTGCTTGACCAAAAACCTCAAAACAAAGAGTCTTTGAGCGATATCTACGCGGCGGTTAAGGACAAGAACTGGCATTGGCACAATCGATACCGAGCCACGGACGGTAACGACATCTGGGGCTCACGTTCGACGCTGAGGTTTGTTGATGGTCAAAGCAATGGGGATGTTCTCAAACATGAACTTGAGATGCTCGACGTGATGACGGCCAATCGTGATGAAGCGATCTGGGCAGCGGTTGCCGGGAAGGAATATGTGATCGATGACAGCAACGTGCCGCCGCCGGTCAAAGTCATCTCCAACATTGGCGGGGGCAGCAGAAGTTCCAATCCCATGAAAGAAGGAAACATCGACTATCTATCGCCCGAGGAGTCGATCGCAAAGATGGACGTGCCCGACGGCTATGAACTGAATGTCTTTGCATCCGAAGTCCAGTTTCCCGACTTGGCCAACCCGGTCCAGATGCAGGTCGACGGGCAGGGTCGGTTGTGGGTGGCAAGTTGGAATTCGTACCCGAAATGGGAACCAGGAACGGAACTCAAAGACAGTCTGATGATTCTCGAGGACACCGACCGTGATGGCAAAGCGGACTCGCGGAAGATCTTCGCGACGGTCCACAACCCGTTGGGATTTGAGTTCTGGGGCGGTGGAGTCATCGTTACTTCCGGCCCCGACTTATTGTTTTTAAAAGACACTGACGGGGACGACATAGCGGACGTGCGTTACCCGTTGCTGCAGGGGCTAGGCACCTCGGATACGCACCATGCGGCCAACAATTTGATCTACGGCCCGGATGGCGGGATCTATTGGCAAAGCGGTATTTTCTTGGTTCACAACCACGAAACGCCGTGGAAACAGAATCTGAATATCGGTGCCTCGGGTATGTACCGGTTTGATCCACGTACGTTTGCGATCACGCCGCACGCCGCCAATAGCCCCAACCCTCACGGGACCAGTTTTGATTACTGGGGTTATTGCTACGCCAATGATGGTACGGGCGGCAAGTCCTATCAAGTGCGGCCCGAAGGCAAAGGGTTCAAGATGCACACCTTGTTGACGAAGGAGTTCCGCCCGGTCGCAGCAAACGCGATTTTGTCCTCGCAACACTTTCCTGATGAGCTGCAGAACGACTTTCTGATTTGCAACACGATTGGATTTCTCGGCGTCAAACAGTATTCGCTCGACCGCGAGGGCGATGGCAAATCGCGAGAATTCGGACAGGTTTGGGGTACTCCGGGGCTCGAACTGATCAACAGCCAAGACCGCAATTTCCGGCCCACCGATGCGGTTGTCGGCGAAGATGGTGCGTTGTACGTTTCGGATTGGCATAATGCAATCATCGGTCACATGCAACATAACATTCGTGACCCTAATCGCGATCATGCCCATGGGCGCATCCTACGTTTGACTGTGAAAGATCGGCCGTTGCAGGAACCGGTCAAGATCGCCGGGGAGCCGATCGAGGCATTGCTCGAAAATCTGAAGCATCCTACCAACGGTGTTCGACATCGCACGCGTGTCGAGCTGAGCGCACGCGATTCCAATGCCGTCATCGCGGCCGCTCACCAGTGGTACAAGGACTTCGATCCGAACGACGAAACGGAAGCCCACCATTTGCTCGAAGCCCTCTGGTTGCATCAACAACACGGTTTCCGCAATGAAGACCTACTCAACTTGCTACTCGAATCGAATGTCCAACATGCGGTGGTTGCAGCGAAGACGGTCAAACACTTTTGGGAGAACGTGGACACGACCGGGGCACAGGGGTTCGCCTCCGAAGCGGAATCGGAGTTCGTGGAGTTCTCTGCTCCAAGACATCTTGACCGTAGAGATCGCAGGACGTACCTACTAGGTTCTCAGATCTATCAACGTGAGTCGCACTGTGCGACCTGCCATCTGACACACGGACAAGGGAACGCGAACGTTTACCCGTCCCTGGTCGATAGCCCTTGGGTGACCGGCGACGAAGAACGATTGGTCAAGCTATCGATGCACGGTCTTTGGGGGAAACTGTCGCTGCACGGAAAGACATTTGATCCCGCTCGCGGCGTCCCTCCGATGACCGCATTCCAATCACTGCTCACGGACGAGGAGTTGGCCGCGGTACTCACTTTTGTCCGTAACACGTGGGGCAACGAGGCCTCACCGATCAGTGCCCAGACCGTCGAACGTATTCGCGCAGAAACCAGCAGTCGTTCGACTTTCTACACGCCCGATGAGTTGCTCAGCGAACATCCGTTCGCACCGGAGTTCATGGATGCAGCCAACGCGGTGGCGGTCGAAGAGTTCTCCAATGAGGCCTTGGAGGCGGGGCTGCTTTCATCGACGCCATCTGAGCTTGCTAGAATCGCGATTGAACGTGGGAACGCTCAGCGGGGCAAACTGGTCTTCTACCAATCCTCGGCGGCCTGCTATGCCTGTCACGATCCACCGGGTGGCGCGGCACGGCTGGGGCCTGATTTGACCACGGTCATGACCCCACTGACTGCCGAACAATTGGTGGACGCCATTCTCCGTCCATCCGCTTTGATCGACAAGGATTTCGCGCAGGTGAGCGTGTTGACCGTAGACGGCAAACTGCTTACCGGTGTCCGCGTCGCAGACAACGATGACGAAATTGTCTTGCGAAACCTGGCGGCTCCCGATCCGATCAAGATCCCTCAGGATGATGTGGAAGAGGTCATCGAATCGAAGGTCTCGTTGATGCCTGAGAACTTGGCACGACAACTCAAAGACCGCAGCGAGTTTGATGACTTGATGAAGTACATCATCGAGATCCGCGAGCGTTGA